One Castanea sativa cultivar Marrone di Chiusa Pesio chromosome 4, ASM4071231v1 DNA window includes the following coding sequences:
- the LOC142631677 gene encoding glutamine synthetase nodule isozyme-like — MSLLSDLINLNLTDTTKKVIAEYIWIGGSGMDIRSKGRTLPEPVTDPAKLPKWNYDGSSTGQASGEDSEVILYPQAIFRDPFRGGNNILVMCDAYTPAGEPLPTNARYKAEKIFSHPDVIAEEPWYGIEQEYTLLRQEVKWPIGWPLGGYPGPQGPYYCGTGADKAFGRDIVNSHYKACLHAGIDISGINGEVMPGQWEFQVGPVGGISAGDQLWVARYILERITEIAGVTLSFDPKPIEGDWNGAGAHTNYSTKSMRSDGGYEVIKQAIEKLKLRHKEHIAAYGEGNDRRLTGKHETADINNFSWGVANRGASVRVGRETEKAAKGYFEDRRPASNMDPYVVTSMIAETTILWKP, encoded by the exons ATGTCTCTTCTTTCAGATCTTATTAATCTCAACCTCACTGACACCACTAAGAAGGTGATCGCAGAGTACATATG GATTGGTGGATCTGGCATGGACATTAGAAGCAAAGGCAGg ACTCTTCCTGAACCAGTTACTGATCCTGCAAAGCTTCCAAAGTGGAACTATGATGGTTCCAGCACAGGCCAGGCTTCTGGGGAAGACAGTGAAGTCATCTTATA TCCCCAAGCGATTTTCAGGGACCCATTTAGGGGGGGCAATAACATTCTT GTTATGTGTGATGCCTACACTCCAGCTGGAGAGCCTCTTCCAACAAATGCGAGGTACAAAGCTGAAAAAATTTTCAGCCATCCTGATGTTATTGCTGAGGAACCTTG GTACGGTATAGAGCAGGAGTACACCTTGTTGCGACAAGAAGTGAAGTGGCCTATTGGGTGGCCTCTCGGTGGTTATCCTGGACCACAG GGACCATACTACTGTGGAACTGGTGCTGACAAAGCCTTTGGCCGTGATATTGTAAATTCTCATTACAAAGCCTGTCTTCATGCTGGCATTGACATAAGTGGCATCAATGGAGAAGTGATGCCTGGCCAG TGGGAGTTCCAAGTTGGCCCTGTTGGTGGTATCTCTGCTGGAGACCAGCTTTGGGTTGCTCGTTACATTCTAGAG AGAATTACAGAGATAGCTGGAGTGACGCTTTCCTTTGATCCTAAACCTATTGAG GGAGACTGGAATGGGGCTGGTGCTCACACTAACTATAG TACTAAGTCCATGAGAAGTGATGGGGGGTATGAAGTGATCAAACAAGCCATTGAAAAGCTCAAGTTGAGGCACAAGGAACACATTGCAGCTTACGGGGAAGGCAATGATCGCCGTCTTACTGGAAAGCATGAAACAGCAGACATCAACAACTTCTCATGG GGAGTCGCAAACCGTGGAGCCTCAGTTAGAGTTggcagagagacagagaaagctGCCAAAGGTTATTTTGAGGACAGGAGGCCTGCCTCTAACATGGATCCATATGTGGTCACCTCCATGATTGCAGAGACCACCATCCTCTGGAAACCATAA